A single genomic interval of Carassius auratus strain Wakin chromosome 30, ASM336829v1, whole genome shotgun sequence harbors:
- the LOC113049107 gene encoding ceramide-1-phosphate transfer protein-like produces the protein MGVKCCAFLAIVFILILLGSMWLHGSLADHWNTCPKAYSIKNKILSFIRVNRSDDEVALLRVCPGQRFQVADLLAHLQAAPVSANDVLLKPYLASWDELIKFLEALGPMVGLISQEIESKTAIIRDLAQKAEKEPKKKMKERKRMQQQSDPVLMISLNSSSDYSEMNHSPSFGYTSVRSMIKWELENGLVDFHKHTNSGCRTLLRLHRALLWLQNFLLELGKDTTEGEHLRSPSDLCKETYQRTLAHHHTWWVRKAAELAFLAMPERPYFYQLVCVETQAEAAVVLNRIVRSIEEVYKRNEVALQEHSMLDLP, from the exons ATGGGAGTCAAGTGCTGTGCTTTTCTTGCCATTGTCTTCATCCTCATTTTGCTTGGCTCCATGTGGCTCC ATGGGAGTCTGGCAGACCACTGGAATACTTGTCCAAAGGCTTATAGTATAAAAAACAAG ATTCTGTCTTTCATTAGAGTTAATCGTTCAGATGACGAAGTGGCTCTACTAAGGGTGTGTCCTGGTCAGAGGTTTCAGGTTGCTGATTTGCTGGCTCATCTGCAGGCAGCTCCAGTCTCAGCCAATGATGTTCTGCTAAAGCCGTACCTGGCAAGCTGGGATGAGCTCATCAA GTTTTTGGAAGCCTTGGGGCCAATGGTGGGTTTAATTTCACAAGAAATTGAGTCGAAAACTGCCATCATCCGTGACCTGGCCCAAAAAGCGGAGAAAGAGccaaagaagaaaatgaaagaaagaaaaagaatgcaGCAGCAAAGCGACCCAGTCTTAATGATATCTCTTAACAGCTCTTCAGACTACTCTGAAATGAATCACAGCCCCTCATTTGGTTACACTTCTGTTCGGTCTATGATTAAATGGGAGCTGGAGAACGGTTTGGTGGACTTCCACAAGCATACAAACTCGGGCTGCAGGACTCTTTTGCGCTTGCATCGTGCTCTGCTCTGGCTACAAAATTTCTTGTTGGAACTGGGGAAGGACACAACTGAAGGAGAGCATCTACGAAGCCCTTCTGACCTATGCAAAGAGACTTACCAGCGCACACTGGCCCACCATCACACCTGGTGGGTAAGGAAAGCAGCGGAGCTGGCCTTTCTTGCTATGCCTGAACGACCTTATTTCTACCAGTTGGTGTGTGTGGAAACACAGGCAGAAGCTGCTGTAGTGCTGAACAGGATAGTGAGATCAATAGAAGAAGTGTACAAGAGAAATGAAGTCGCTCTACAGGAACACAGTATGCTGGACCTACCCTGA